The sequence AGAAGGGTAAGATTAAATGGTACGGAGGTAGAGAGCCCCATGTAACGCGCAGAACTCGACTTAGCATAGTTTAACTGTCCGTCAAATGTGTCATTTATCTTATCACCCGCCTACTCGTCTCAAAAAACATTGTCCTTCATCTTTAGGGCAGGAAGCGAGGAAAGCACCTATTGGCACGAAGCTTTGTTGAATTGCTTTTGGAAGCTTATTTAAAGTCGTTAGAAACTGAGTTATCATTGTTGCTTGTGGCTTGTTAAATCTACTGGACCCGTTCTTCTCTGTTAGCATAGTGTTACATACAAACTAGTTATTGCACTATGTGGTTCCATAAACATGGTATATTGTGCTACATGTGACATGAATATAAAATTGATAAATGGTATCTGTATTGTGTATTAGTAATAAAATGATTATCTATCTACGTTGAAAGAACACCTTATAGGCATAGACACCGTTAAAGGTATCCATGGCAAGTATAGACGACACTGCCAACACTCTTCTGATGTAATAAAGACAAAGAAGATAAAATATCATAGTCTGAAACAGCTCTATTATTAATTATTAGATAGAATACTCCAAGTTGAGTCAATGGATAAAAGAATAAATCTAGATTGCAATCTTTTTCATCTCTTGATGTTTCTATTTATATCCATCAAAATAGGAATGGTAATGTGTTTGTCAACCGTAGACGAAAAGGACGAACGCTGGAGATTTCTTTTTCCAGAGAAGGGAGAAATTGGGATCGCTTAAGAAGATCTCTCTGTCACTCAATGTTGCACGTAATGTGTACGACCTTTATCGAGTCATTTGCGGAGGCGAACTGTGATATTTCCTGTCCATCAAGTCTGGATTAATGGTCAACAGGTGCCCACCCTGGGAAAAACTAATAGTCCATTGCTTTACGCAATAGGCCGACACAAATGTTCGAACATTTCAGAATACTTTTTACGTAACGAAATAATCTTTTCTCAATTGAAGAAAACCGTATTCCTTTCAAACGATGTCAAAAGATATTTAATTCCGATTCTTCCTTTTATTTTGACAATTTATCATATAGATTGAACACAATATCGCAAATAAAGTAGCAATGGCACACGTTGTAGTATTTGGAAACATAAGCATATGTTCATAAATACTCAGCACAAGGATAAAGGTGGTATCtgactgcacttggggcaccggtgcggcactgcgggttcgttcactgcggcactgttgtgtttttgccatgttttaTTATAATTTAGATgttcgtaatacgtaaaagtatgacttagaagacaacccaaaacgtaagaaaattcgttctttatctctgaaattcgttgagtatctatcgaaccccgcagtgccgcgcaGTTAGATACCACCTTTAAGCCTAAGTATTTTAGCCTTTCGTGGGTTTTATTGTCATTTAATTATCATGACGGTCGGTTGCTAGATATAGGGTTACAGTACTCTTTCCCATTGCTAGGGGCGTTTGGGCAAagtatcgggttacaggagGCCGATTTTTTTCTAGCCAcattggaaaataacaaaatagtaTGGTCGCTACAAGAATCTCTTTCAAATAAAAGGAAACTAGCGacattacatatatttaatgttggcattttgacttAAGTGGCGATTTTGCGGGATTTTGCCCCCAAGACTGTGGATGAAAAGAGAAAAAGTCAAGCTCCTATGAGCTCCTATGAACTGAAGTTTGGAATTTTCATTACGATCTACTGAATTGTGCACATTAACATTATATAGTAACAAAGAAGGAGAAACAGATTGTTTGTGCTCTGATATTAAAATACCACTGGTCATTCGCATTATGCACCTTAAAAccaaatatttttcatatacaTTGAATTAAATCACTTAATACTTATATAGTTATTAAAGCTTACAAGGAGGATGTATTTTGGAAATGAATAGATATCGATATATATGTAACAAGGTATTTAATATATACGTAAATAATTCGCGGGATGATGTAATAGGAAACAGTATGGGGTAACTAACGGCAGATAGACACACAGCCATGCATTGATAACGGTCCCGTCATCTTCCCAGAGATGGACCAAGTGTCAGTTTTGGGATCGTAACACTCGATGGTGTCATGCGCAGCGGTGTCGCCTGTAGCCACGCCCCCTGTGACGTAAATCTTCCCCTCCACAACGGCCGCACCGTGGAAACCACGTCGGAACGTCATGTCACACACACGGCTTACCTGCAGACATTTTTAGAGGATTGAAAGATTATCATAGAGGTTATAGAGATTCTTACAGAGGATTTTAAGATTACTGTTTCTGCTAGGGCGACTCTTTCAACTTGACGAAGTGACAAAAATCTAAGAACCaaactttacacaactttttgAATTTTGTTGTAAAATATCCATATTCCAAAACAAGACACTAATTTTGTTTCTACATGCTGCTTTGTTCAATTTATCTAAGGCTTGATGATGATGGTTCGGCAAATATCCTAGAACTGTTGTATGATTTCCATGTTGACTGACACTTTTACTGTTAGTACGATGAAACGCCAATAGCCAAACTTACGACCGACAAGAACTGGACAGCACCAAGCGACTACAAGTACCTCCGTCTAACAGAGGTAACAAACCTGTAGGTAACAAATCAATCCTGCACCGACCTTTTCTGTTTCCGGATCGTACACTACCACCCTCCGGGAACCGCCCCCGAGCACATAGATGAGTCCGCCCAGCACGACAGCGGGCGCGCACCGGTTGATGACCAGGGATGACTCCATGATGTCCCATTGACTACTCCGGGGAGTAAACCTCTGGATCATCTTACAGGAACTGTTGCCTCCGATAACGTACAGTCTCCTCTGTTAACACAAAACGacgataaaaaaaaactagagaAACAAGAGTTAGAAAAACCTTATACCAGTAATATTTAGAGCCTTTTTTTAGATTTATTGTTTCATCCTGTAGCATTTGATTTAGAAATAAGGTAGTTATCAGCATAAGCTATTTTGCTTACAATGGTCCTCTCAACCAAATTTACAAATATCGTACGTGTAAAAGTAATTTCGCTTGTTGGAATTCCATGTTTACGTTTCatcatgatttatgcaaatgacttcaatatttacataatctcTGCATAGTGGTGTGCACCTACACATGTCAAACGTGTGTCTTTCCCATAATTTACCATTAGTAGTTATGGCACATCCTCATTGATTTATAAATTAGACTcttatttgtaaaaagtgaccATCCACCGATGTGACACCTGCCATGGATTATTGTCCTAATGTGTAAAACACTACATATTCCAcatgaattatgaaaatcaaGTCATAATTTGCATGATGCACATTGTACATCGCTCcgtgcatgtacattgtacatcacatacgcacacacccgcgcctatacacacacacacagatacatacacgaaaaacatacctttgccaaataaaccaggtttgttatgtagaatgatgtctgtagacataaatttgttactcattacattttattttatatgcctggagttggttcataacattttgccattgcttaataacattttgccattgcttgtacaaattagatccctatttacataataatatcaaattgtatcaagcatcacttaacttatcagcataccaaaaatcatgatgatcctttcatccttcttgacttattctctttcaaagtaggaaactaaatcggctcctgcagttcaaggaaagacgttagcggacccaaacatacacctcttactctctgccctctttctcagttacatatgtgacaagtttgaaagtcctatcactgaatgcagtggatttatcaacttccctcattaattatgcaaataagctgttaatttgcatatctagtatctcattatgtaagtttttacttaggcaatctataccaaaaatcatgacgatccgtcaacacgttcatattttcccattaattatgcaaatgagatcatcatctgcataattaataatgtattgatatttgtttctttctcagctacaaatgtgacaagtttgaaagtcctataaaggaatgcagtggatttacaaactttcctcattaattatgcaaattagctatcgatttgcataattagaattccatcatgtaagtcttccctttggcaatctacataccaaaaatcatgacgatcagtcaacacgtttatattttctcattaattatgcaaatgaggccgtcatttgtataatcaatatgcattgatatttctctctttctcatctatatatgtgacaagtttgaaagtcctatcgtgaaatgcagtggatttataaactttcctcattaattatgcaaattagttgctaatttgcataattagtattccattatgtacattgttacttgggctatctacattccaaaaatcatgacgatccatcaacacgttctctagttattctcgtccaaagtttgaaaggaaatcggtgactgcagttccaaacaagccgctagggagtccaaacttacagcacttactctctgccccaagggctatctaccactcaaaaatcataaccacagcatgtccagaacacgagatatcaaaaattgaggttctgctgcagtaccttagcaagccgctaggaagCCCAttgtcgaacttgaccttcgttttcctgacctctacccacctaccaaatattatcgggatacatccaaggcttcttgagttatgctgttaacacacacacagacagacagacagacagactcacaagcccaaaacataaccttagccattctggcaaaggtaatgagcTCTGAGTGAAGTGCAACGACAGACCTTGTACCCTATCACAGCTGCAGAGCTAGCAGGTTTCGCTAGGGGCGCTGAATCCTCCCAACGATTGATATAGGCATCGTATTTCTCCACCGTCCGTAGTACCGCCGACTCTCCGCTTCCTTCTGTTTGGGTGTTCTTCGATTCGTCTTCTTTACTTCCAACAACATAAATCGTGGCATCCAAAATCCCAGAGCCATGTGCGTATCTGCAATCATTGATCTTTTGTATTTGTACATACTGTATGTTTTTAATTGaatgagccctggaagattaaCTTAAGGATATCCCTATAAACTCAAAAGCAACTCAAACTCAGTATTCTAAGCGTCTTACTTTGCCACGTGTAGCTCTAAAAATCGGTTCCCAATACTGTAGTCAATGATAATTACAATGTTTTATTAGCTAATATCAAGTTAATATCTATATTAATACATATGCTTAGTTCCTATTAAGCAAACACAAGTATGAAGTTTAAGATCTTGCGTTTCTTCATCGTGAGAACTGTCATGTACTTCCAACAAAATGCTGTCCTGCCGACACAAATGGTTTACGGTTTGATAAAATTGTGCATGTTGGGTAATAAcagaataaacaaaacatatagAATATCAAGTCGAGACAAAACTTTGTTTAAAAAGTAGGGGCTATTACCTTTGACCTCGAGCAAGCTTAGTTTTAACTGTGAACTTTCTTAATgcttaacaaacaaataattaaCTTCCAAATCTTGATAATCACATGACATGTATACCTCCCGTGTTTCATGGGCGCCATTTTCATCCACAGGTTGACCTTTGACTCGAACTTCCACACTTCATTACTGACGACGTCATCAAGTTTTCCTCCTGTGACGTAGATGTCGTTCCGCAGGGCGACAACAGAGGGCATGACCGGACGAGATGGCAGGCTCAGCAGTTTCACGGACTTTTTCGTGAGCGGGCTGTAGGCTGTCACACGGTCACTATTCCTCCACATTTGCTTTCCACCTCTCTCACCTGGAATATACGCAATCTATCATTATAAAAAACTCAGTATATTCAGACTTAAAACTAGTATTGTCGTGTTTGATTATCGACTAGTTCTACCACTTCTGACCTCTACTTCCTGCCTTTTGTAAAGTCTGACCTTTGTAATCTTCTTCCCATGCACGAACTGACTTCCTGTACTAAAGAACTGAGCTATGGACACCCAAACATACAGAAACCCCGCAAGCAAAGACCCCAGAGATGTAGCAAAAATGTAACTTTAGAGTTACTGGAAACAAATAATAATAACTATGGGCTAGGTACATGCatacaaaaaaaagttgtaaCAAAGACTACATGGAGACATTGAGAGAACTTGTAATATGTACCGTACCCCCTCCAACCATGACGATCACCTCTGACGCCAGACACCTCCTGGGTTTGTACTGTGGGTTAGGTGCGAAGTCGTGCCAGTCTAAATGCAGCATGTGGTACCGTTTGAACTCCTCTATCATGCTCTCGCACTTGGAGGAATTTTGGACCAGGTCCTCAGTGTCCACGTTATCCAACAGGAAATTAGGTCGGATGAACCGGAAACGCACGGTAGAGAGGACCTGCAAAGTTTGCATAGAGTAGGGATACATCTTTAGTTAGTATAAATTACAAAATGGCTGACAAACATATATTTATATCAGTTTCATCACAGCAAGAAATCTAAGATCTCCTTTGACTcgcttatcatattcatattcattatgGTGGATTTCTTGCTGGTTCTGTCTGATGGATGATTTTTATTTGCTCGCAAGACTGCAACTGAAATAACCCTATGTAGGTatttgggacctttgacctaacttcctgtcagggACCCGGATGTGCCACTAACCTCGTGACAATATTGCCTCCTGTTGTCCAGGTCGTGTTTAAGCCACCTCATGCCGGCCAGAAACACCAGCTCCTCCCGCCGTGCGTTCAGGTTGTCGCTAGACAGGTAACGCACAAGATCATCCTTCTCTAGTAGGACGATCTCCTCGCCCTTAGCTACGTCGGCAAAGTTCTCCAATGAAAACGTTTTGGATCTGTGGGTGAACATAGTGTCGATACAAAGTTGTTTCAAGCACATTCTAAATGACTGATGTATACCAATGAAGTTCGAAAAACCACTACCACTACAGTTAATAGTTTTCCTGCCCCCCTAGTGAGTGTGAGCAACGTTCAACCTATTGTCACAGACACCTTGTTCATTACCATATTATTTGTTTTTGACAGCTACACAAATCTTTCAGGAGAGGACAATGCATACAACATATAGATAACATAAAATTACAATCATATCAAAGATAACATAGAATGACAATCAACATACCATAATCAAAAAAACTAATAACGTATCTTGTGTTCAGTGCGTATGTGTATTTCAATTTTTAGAATCTCACACGTATTTCAGTAGTTCCACAATTGAGTTTGCAACGCATGTGGTGGAATGCTCCGCTATGGAAACGTTCTGTTCGTAAAAGTGTTTTCCACTTTTAGTCCATCTATTTTGAAGAGCTTtagcctgtacatgtatgtaacagaTACTACACACGATGGATACGAGGGGctttcaataagtaataactctgaccctcTTCCAAGTTGTTTGATCTGAATGAAATtctgcatgtgtaatgattcatatctctatagtttatgttgcaaaaaaagctctgaactaattgtggtttctgatttactggtgtttgaactgagttaggtgtgaaatggaccaggtgtgaaatggagccagttgagtgtcgcgcagtgatccggtttttgtatttgaaaggacgcacaccaaaggagacttttgatgaaatgaaagaaacttatggtgatgatgccccatcatatgaccttgtaaaacgctggcatcctgaattcaaacatggtcggaagtctgtggaaacagctcccagacctggtcgttcctcttttgccattgatgaggcatctgttggaagaccaacctggggtgtcctacaaaaacggtgtccagagctgcatcaaacgatgggagaaatgcataactctgggtggttcctatgaagagaaagactaataactgtgccaagtttcattaatttcctgctatgggaaattagtcagagttattacttattgaccgcccctcgtatatgTGACCCTCACGTTTCCTGTAGGTGTTGGCACCCGATAGACTCGGCGACATTGTTCATACCAAGACAGTTGTACGAGTCCATGTTCCTCTCCATGAAGGTGTAACATGGCTGTAGCACCTTCACAAACACAGAATACAAAAATCGTTATATAAATGTGATTGGGAATGGAAGATATAAATGCTTAAGAAGATGGAGATATTACCTAATCAATGATGACTAGGTCACCTTAATCATATTGACCAGAGcattttaaacatccatttgatatatcTTAAGTTTGTAATTGTCTGGGGGATGTATAAGTATCATTTTCGCACAATCTGTCAGGAACTTCCTCGGGGCTAGGGTAACATGATTATCATGGGCCAAATATATGCTCTGATTGGTCCCAAACAAATTTGTTTCTGCCACTAAGAAAATCTTTTTGATTGGAACTTTTGACAGTAGCCTCTGCCTCCTTAAATGGCATTATTAAATCTTCACCTTCATGACTTTACATAACAAAAGGCTTACGAATCAAATTTTCCACAACACACATTGGCCAAAATGCCAGCTTGCCAGGTTTTGAAATGCTATTTTATGTAATGCCCTTAAGACGATGTATACCTTATCGAACTGGAGCAAGGACGCAGCTTCCAGGAGTGACTGCGCGTTGCCCTTTGTGATGTGGAGCCTCCCCGTGTAGCTGAAGTCTAGCAGTGCGGACACTATGTCACTTTCCACTTCCTTTATCTCAACCCTTCCTTCATGTTCCTCTCTCATACAGCTTGTAAACATGGCTGAAACGTATAAAAGGCAATGATGTTCTCTTCATGTCTTGATGCTCGTTTATATCCACTTGACgaaaaagaaaatatatctCTGTAAAAGGCTGACTCCAAAATTTATTTCGCTTGCCTAATGGAGTGTGTCTGGCAGAGTGATACAAGTTACCTAGGTCAGAATCAATGTGCCAGATGATCAAAAAGTACAAGCTTTTGAGGTGACGGTTAATATGCCTGATGCGAAACGTGGCGCGGAATTGCTATTACCTCAGCAGGGAACTGTGGGGTTGGGAAAGCACTAAAATCATAATTCGTGCTTTTTGTACGGTATTTGCTTTAACTTGATATGACACTAAAAGTCAAACATCAAAATATTCTAACCGGTTTCAAATCGTCGACCTAAAAATACGTCCTTGAGGGAGTAAGAGTATAAATTATGCATGTAGGACATGAAGAATATTAGTACCTGTGGTAGGTTTGATAGTATCGCCATCAAATATTCAAGAAAAGCCGGCAGGATGCAAACTAAAAACACCTTTCCGGTAGATAGCGATCATTGAGCAACCATACGGCGGCGATGTGTGTTCCTTTCGAATACATCGCAATTGGAATATAACGCATAATGTCAAAATATATTTGAAAGCTaactaaagaaacaaaaacaaaatagaatccgttctttatctatgaaatttgtttaACGATCTTGCTCTCAGGGGTACAACTTACTTTACCAAGTCTATGACGCTTCTGATTTTGTCATTGCGCTCAGAAATTGATATGATAGAGTACAAGAAACATCCGATATGACATGATGATAACGAGATATCAGGGCGTGTTTTCAATATTCATGGGAGCCAGTTTCACTCACTTTTATATGGTCTGTGACACTTATGTTGTAATTTTGCCCATTTCCTTCTTCTTGTGTGTACCCATTTTGATAAACTACCACATATATTACCTTGTCTTACTATTAAAAGTCAGACTTTTCTAAATGTATCAGATCACATGTGTAAAGAGATTAAAAAAAGAGATCATAAATTTACCTTTAAAATAATTGCTGTTGGCCACCAGAACGCTCCGATGGCAATGATGCTCAACCAGTCCCGTCACCACCACCGTGTCGGTACACGTGCCGTCCCGGCGCTGGTCGTTCAGGCTCCCGAGAGTCACACCTGCGTGAGATGCATCGTAATAATCGAAATTGTCCCTCGGTGCGAGGCTCTTCAGTTCTCCTTTCGGTTTTGCCGTCATACCGAATGTTGACGTTTCCAACTCATCAAGTGTGTCGTAAAAATGAGCCAGGGTGTTGTAGAATGTTCGCTGCTGTCCTGTTAGGGACGTGTTGTTGTCAGTCCTATTCATGTTGTACATTTATCAGCATATACGGTTCAATGGCTCCTACAGAAGCGGGGACATCGGGACAATAAGCGCACAAAGCGTGCTCCTCGTTGCTGCCATGAATCATTAATGGTATTTGTCTGTAAATGGCCCCCGTGTGCAGCCCCGTTCGATTAATTTCTATTCACGAGCGATGAGGCAAAGGGCTCCTGAGCTCAGCGTACTACAGGTTGCTACATTCTGTATGAGGGAAAGGTAGTTCtattatattttctttttgttatgttggacgtatattcatattttctttgTGTGGATTAGTGCTCGGGATTTGATATCCCAAGCCTTTTATTGAAATTTAAATCTCACACAGTAAAAATAACtggtcatttatttatttatttggattctccacatacaatgacaatggagggtatggcggaacaggtgtcaaaggacaccttttcaaagccgcaataccaaaatcataacaatgatacatcaaatgataatacacataaatacaagaacaaaTACCATAATCAACGTAAAGCTCAAATCATTATTAAGTCCAAATCTATGAAATAAATATAGTCATGATATAGGACAAATTAGCGTGTCCTTGTAGCAAGGAAAGTGGCGCAACCGCATGCTAAAGACCACATACAAGCCTGCTCTGGGCTGAAGTTTTGTCGGAATCGATTTTGCATCAATAAAGATAGTTTTCTTTTAAAGGCAGTTACAGCAGACGGGCTTGTGGCTAGCGCGTAGCTCGAGCTCCCAGCCCTCTGGTTTCAACAGGAAGTTTGTTCCAAATTGTGAGAAGTCGTGGTGTAAATGAGGAGGCAAATGAAGATGATCTTACTCTCTGAGGGGTCATGGTAGGATAGAAAGCTAGATATAAGTCTTAggaaagaaagacaacaaacaagcGAAAGATCCGAATTTGCAATACTAATAGCTCAAACAGGTGTTATTATGTAGTACAGTGCAGCCTAACCCCGGTAGGCGGCGCTGTACTACCATTCGTACAACTGTGAATATAACAGTCTGGCACGTACACATCTCTTACGTTTATTAGTTGGGTTCATCAGATCAGGTTCCACGGGCTAAACATGAATTGCCGACCTGGCTTGACGATTGGATCTTTAGTGTCAACCAGGTCGGGACACGCGGATATTCAGACTTAACATTAAACTCGAACAAGCCAAATCCTCTTGCTGCGATGCTTATGTAAGCCGACAGTGCTATACTGGACCACCAGAGGCGCTATAAAATACTTAATAGCTTTATGAAAAGTTGATTTACTTTGGCACCCACAAAGCTaatgatgaaagaaaaattCGTTCTTTGCTACGATTCTTTAAATTTCATAACAAATGTACCCGAATATATTTCACATCTTCTTATCATGATCCTCGTACCAAGAAACATAATGTCAACAAAACTTTGCAGTTCCATATAGGAATTCTTCCTAAGGAAAGTGTCCATACTCTCATTAAGTATCTACTTATCTTTTATCTAAGACACGACACAATTATTTCTAAGCTCTGCCGTTCATATACAAACTTAAATGGCAAACGCAATTTTACCGACCATGCCCATACCAACTTCTACACGTTTCTACTATGAAATACTGGAGAAAAATCACCTGCAAGGGCAATACCTCCAGGCTTACACGTGTATACTgaaacaaacatgaagaatattAAACCTTTGGTATACTATAGGTCTTTCGACAAATGGCCGATCGAGTGGCGTTGAATTATCGAGTGGCAAGGTGGAGTGGTGGACACCGGTGATCTACAGGTCACTGTTTCGAttctagcctgatttaatcgcgttTCTCAGGCCCGTCCTaccagctccggatagcggagtttgcgttacacagactttTTCGAGTCCTGGCTATTCTAGATGCTGTGTATTTTGAAAAGACACATAaaacggctttcctcacttcaccaagATGTAAAATGGGTACTTTCTGTGGGGGAGGTataaggcggtggaaggagaggaatgggctctgccttcctcAATAACCACTGCCTCTGCGGACTCCAAAAGCTGTGGGACTACCCTTACAGTCGACAAAACACCCTCAACGCGTTTAGTGTTCCCCACCAGTGGCAGTTCGGTTCGACAACAGCGCTTGTGCGTCGTGTCGGCAGGAAGCTCATCAGTCTGGCGCCTAGGACTTCAATAGCCGAGGCCTGGATTTGTGGACCTTCTTTATTCCGCGCGACGCCTCGTGCTCCCAAGGAAGCAACACGGCTGGAGTACTTAATGGAAAGCAAATAAGTCTGAAGTTCTGTATCAACCATATCCACATGAAACCCGGATCATCACTAAAAATAAACGGAAACTGCGAAAGGGGTCTCATCTGC comes from Branchiostoma floridae strain S238N-H82 chromosome 2, Bfl_VNyyK, whole genome shotgun sequence and encodes:
- the LOC118404374 gene encoding kelch-like protein 24, which gives rise to MYNMNRTDNNTSLTGQQRTFYNTLAHFYDTLDELETSTFGMTAKPKGELKSLAPRDNFDYYDASHAGVTLGSLNDQRRDGTCTDTVVVTGLVEHHCHRSVLVANSNYFKAMFTSCMREEHEGRVEIKEVESDIVSALLDFSYTGRLHITKGNAQSLLEAASLLQFDKVLQPCYTFMERNMDSYNCLGMNNVAESIGCQHLQETSKTFSLENFADVAKGEEIVLLEKDDLVRYLSSDNLNARREELVFLAGMRWLKHDLDNRRQYCHEVLSTVRFRFIRPNFLLDNVDTEDLVQNSSKCESMIEEFKRYHMLHLDWHDFAPNPQYKPRRCLASEVIVMVGGGERGGKQMWRNSDRVTAYSPLTKKSVKLLSLPSRPVMPSVVALRNDIYVTGGKLDDVVSNEVWKFESKVNLWMKMAPMKHGRYAHGSGILDATIYVVGSKEDESKNTQTEGSGESAVLRTVEKYDAYINRWEDSAPLAKPASSAAVIGYKRRLYVIGGNSSCKMIQRFTPRSSQWDIMESSLVINRCAPAVVLGGLIYVLGGGSRRVVVYDPETEKVSRVCDMTFRRGFHGAAVVEGKIYVTGGVATGDTAAHDTIECYDPKTDTWSISGKMTGPLSMHGCVSICR